The genomic segment CGGGTGTGGATCGCCATGGCGACGTGGTGCCTCGGGGAGCGGACGCCCAGCTCCAGAGCGTGCCAGGTCTCGCCGTCCTGGTAGGTGAACTCCAGCAGGGCGGCGGGCAGGCCCTTGAACTGGGCCGGCTCCAGACGGGCCTGCTGGTAGCCGCCGCGCTCGCCGGCATGGGCGGCACCGGCCTGCTGCTCGAGGGTCACCGGGTCGGCCTGGGGATCCTGGACCCGGTCGATGCGCAGGAACGCCCCGGTGCTCTGGTCGCGCAGCTCGGTGCGGGGGCCGCCGTCGCTGACGAGCTGCCAGCCGGGAGGGACGGCGACCTGGTAGCCGGTGGCCGGGTCGGTGTGGACGGACCAGCCGGGCGGGACCAGGGGCGCCTGGGTGGTCGGGGTGGTGATGGGCGGGGTCGACGTGGTCGTCGGCGGGAGGGTCGGCGGCGGGACCGTCGCGGCCGTCGATGCCACCGCCTGGGAGCGCAGGCCGAGCGGGTCGCCGGTCACGGCCACGGCGACCGCGAACGACACGAGCGCGAGCAGCACCGACCCACCCGCGATCAGCAGCACCCGCCGCACCAGCGGGTCCATCGCCGCCCCGGCCCGCGAGTGGCGGGCCGGGCGGGACAGGGGGCTGTGGACACCCGCCTGCCCCCAACCGCCCCACGAGCTACGCTCCCCCTCCGGGGGACCTGGCACCGGACCGGGCGGGTGGCGCACGCCCGGATCCGCGGGAGCCGGGGCGCCGGGGTGCGCCGGGGACGGGGCGCCCCGACGGGCCGGGGGCGGGGCGCCCCGACGGGCCGGGGGCTTCGCGCCCGGGAACTCGACGAGGGTGGACGCGCTCGGGCTCCCCGCGAGAGGTTGGAGGAGTTGGCGGGTCTCGGCGATGCCCGGGCGACCGCCGGCGGGCTTGGTCAGGAGGGCGGTGAGGGTGGGGGCGAGCGGCCCGGCGTGAACGAACTGCCGGGGCCGGTCGGTGAGGATGGCGGCCGTGGTGGCGTCGCTGCC from the Actinomycetota bacterium genome contains:
- a CDS encoding serine/threonine-protein kinase, coding for MSPDAAERLVAGRWTLHTALRRGPSGVIWRATEVSGGRPLAVEELRLPARPDPEEAGQAARWQRVADEARAAAALDHPGLVRLDDVVVEDGVVYVASELVDARTLDELIARHGPLPVRRVARLGLELLDALEAAHAAGLVHLDLRPACVLVTADGGARLAGVGLGTLRGTPGADRGTTAFLAPEQVRGDPAGPPADLWALGAILFLAVEGEPPFAADGSDATTAAILTDRPRQFVHAGPLAPTLTALLTKPAGGRPGIAETRQLLQPLAGSPSASTLVEFPGAKPPARRGAPPPARRGAPSPAHPGAPAPADPGVRHPPGPVPGPPEGERSSWGGWGQAGVHSPLSRPARHSRAGAAMDPLVRRVLLIAGGSVLLALVSFAVAVAVTGDPLGLRSQAVASTAATVPPPTLPPTTTSTPPITTPTTQAPLVPPGWSVHTDPATGYQVAVPPGWQLVSDGGPRTELRDQSTGAFLRIDRVQDPQADPVTLEQQAGAAHAGERGGYQQARLEPAQFKGLPAALLEFTYQDGETWHALELGVRSPRHHVAMAIHTRDRDWGAGWALFEAFKASFVPPPT